The Flavobacterium johnsoniae genomic sequence TAATTTTGATTTTAGTATAAAGCGTTCTGTGGCTCATTCCCATTTCAAGAGCAAACGTTCGAATCGTAAAATCTTTTTTATGAATGTTTGCCTCAACAATGTCAATACATTTTTTCAGCATCTGCTGATATTCTACGGGAACTTTCTGCGTATTTTCTTTTAGCGTAATGCTGTCTAAGAAATAAGCACGCAAATTATGACGGTTTTTGAGTAAAGATTCGACACGCGCAGTTAGAATATCATCATCGAAAGGTTTGGTAATATAATCGTCTGCACCTTCGTTAATTCCTTGCAAATGTGTTTCAGGATTTTTTGAAGCTGTCAATAAAATAACTGGAATATGAGATAAAGCATTGTCTTCTTTAATTTTTCGACATAATTCCAGGCCGTCCATTTCTTCCATAGTAATATCACTAATAACGAGATCTGGCATGTGTTTTTTGGTCAATTTTAATCCTTCTTCTCCATTTTCTGCACTATAAACGATGTAATTTGTCGAAAATAATTTGATTAAATATGTTCGAATCTCTGCATTATCATCAATAATTAAAACAGTGCGTTTTTCAGTTAACATTGTCTTTTTAAAATCGCTTTCTAAAACCAAATTGACAATTGTTGGTTCTTCAATTTCGTCTGGAATTAATTCGTCAAATAATTGGCTTCTCTGCGGTTTTTCGTTTGTTATTTCAGCATCTTCAAAATGATTTCTTCCTTTTAAGAATGCCAATTTAAAAGTGCTTCCTTTTCCTGTTTCGCTGCTACAGGTTACAGAACCTTTGTGTTTGTCAACAAAATATTTAACAATATAAAGTCCTATTCCGAAACCAGTTCCAACAGAAACTTTCGAATTAATCTGTTTGAATTTTTCGAAAATAACATCAATGTCTTTTTTATCGATTCCGTCTCCGCTATCGGTTATTTCAAGAAAAACTTCTTTATCATTTTCAGTAATCGTTAAATTAATTTCTCCTCCAATTGGTGTGTATTTAAAAGCATTAGACATTAAATTAAAAAGAGAAATTTCTACTTTTTCATAATCGCCAATAATTATAATTTCATTAGATGGAATATTTAAATTATACGAAATCTGTTTTTCTTTCGCCTGATTAACAAAACACTGATACACTTCATTTGAAAGATAATTAACATTAATTGGAGACAATCGTAAAGAATCGGCATCATTTTCTGCTTTTCGCAATAAAAGTAATTGATCTACTAAACTTAAAAGTCTTCTTGCGTTTCGGTGCGCAATTGCCAAATCACTTCCTGAAGAACCATTCTCAACAATTTCTTTTTGAACCGCTTTTTTCAGCGGATTGATAATCAGCGAAAGCGGCGTTCTAAATTCATGCGAAATATAGGTAAACATAGATGCCTGTTTTTCAGCTATCTCTTTTTCTTTTTTGCTTTCTAGTTCGGCAATTTTGACTTTATACTTTAGTTTTTCTTTGTTTTTATTATAATCTAAATACAAAAATAAAATGCCGCCAATTGCTGCTAAATAAAGTGTATAAGCCCACCAAGTTCTGTACCAAGGCGGTAAAACTGTTATCGAAACCAAACTGACTTCTTTATTCCATCCGCCTTTAAAATTGGTTGTTTTTACTTTAAAAGTATATTTTCCTTCTGGAAGTCTCGAGTAATTTGCTTTTCGGATTTGTCCGACGTAATTCCATTGTTCGTCCCAGCCTTCAAGAAAATAAGCGTAGTTAATTTTGTCTGAGTTATTATAATCTAATGCGACAAATTCTAGAGATAATGTAGTTTGATCGTATTCTAAACTCACATCTTTTACTTTATCTGAATCAATATCAACTTCGGCTTTACTTTCTTCAATTAATTGATTGTTAACGTAAAAATCAGTCAATAAAACATTATTCTTCTGATTAAAACCTTTTATCGCTTCTGGATAAAAAACATTAAAACCATTAATTCCTCCAAAAAGAAACTCTCCAGAAGAAAGTTTTATTCCGGCATTAAAACTAAACTGATTGCTCTGAAGTCCATCGTTTATAGAGAAATTACGGAAAGTTTTGCTTTTTTTATCGTAGCGGCAAATTCCATTGTACGTACTCATCCATAAATTTCCGTATTTATCTTCGAGTAATCTTAAAATAGTATTTGACGGCAAACCATCATTTATTGTTAATCTTTTAAAAGTGTTCGTTTTTCGATCAAACAATAATAAACCTCCTTCTTGTGTTCCTATCCAGAGATTCTTGTCTTTATCTTCGTAAATGCATCGAATTGGATTTCCGATGGCTTTCTTGGTGATTTTTCTAGTATTTTTTTCAATAGATAAAAGCGAAGTATAATTTCCTGCCCACAATTTTCCGTCTGAAGTTTCAAACATGCATTGCAGATTTTCAATACTTTTATCAAAAAGCACAAAACTATCTGTTTTTCTATCTAAAAAATATAACGAACCTTCATTTGTTGCACTTGCCCAAATATTTGATTTTGAATCTTTAAATACAAACCAGATATTCTTTTCTATCTGCTTTGTAAATGGATTATAACATGCATAATGCGTTAAACTGTTATTGCTTTTTTGCACTTTATTGACTCCTCCCGCCCATGTAGAAATCCAAATATCATTATTATCATCACGGACTATTCCTGTAATAAAAGTGCTTGGAAGTAAATTTTCGTAATCTGTATAAGTATTATTTTTTCTGTTCCAATATTTTAATCCTGCACCATCTGTACCAACCCAAACATTGTTTTTTTCGTCTTCGCAAAAAGACAAAATAAAATTATCGGCTGGATTTTTTGAATTGTATTTGATGCTTTTAAAATACTTTGGCGTATCGCTTAACATACTGATTCCGCCGCGAAGTGAACCAAACCATTTATTTCCAGTTTTATCTTCGTAAAGGCTCCAAACTGAATTGCTTTTTGCCAGCTGTTCGTTATAAAAAAGAAGTTTTTTAGTTTTTTGATCGATATAAAAAATCCCGCACCCATCGGTTGTAACCCAAGTTTTCCCTTTTTTGTCTATTAAGACATCGGTTACGCTGCATTTATTTGAAAAATAATTATCCGAAACAGAACCCGTTTTAGTATTTAAAAGAAAAAGACCTTCATCTGTTCCTAACAAAAGATTTCCGTCAGTTGCCAATTTCATGGCTTTTACTTCTATAGAAAGTGGGAAAACTATTTTTAAATCTTTAGTTCTATAATTATAGCTACAGACTCCAACATTTCTAACATAAATCCAGCATCCAGATTTTTCTTTGTTTTCTTGAATGGCAACAGCATCGTAATTATTAATATTGATTTTATTTTCTAATGCTTTTAACGGAACTTGATTTCCAACGAAAGAGCCATTTTGAAAAGCTAATAATCCTAATTTTTGAGAAGCAACTAAAACAAGATTGTCAGAAACTGAACGCATTTGATGTACAATGCCTTGAAGTAATTCTGTTTTTTTATCTGATTGTCTATAACGAACTGGATGAAATATTGCTTTTTTCTTATCGTAAACACAGATTCCGTTAGTTCCTCCAACCCAAATATTATTCTTAGAATCTCCCTCAACATTATAAATGGTATTAAAGGACAATGATTTTGGATCGTTGATTCGATTTCGGAAGACTTTAAAATTATATCCGTCATATCGGTTTAGGCCATCGTAAGTTCCAAACCACATAAAACCTTCGTTATCTTGATAAATAGAAATGATTGAATTGTTAGACAAACCATCTGATAT encodes the following:
- a CDS encoding two-component regulator propeller domain-containing protein — translated: MKNFVLCLFLLLGLSPVGYSQDYPVKFLDISDGLSNNSIISIYQDNEGFMWFGTYDGLNRYDGYNFKVFRNRINDPKSLSFNTIYNVEGDSKNNIWVGGTNGICVYDKKKAIFHPVRYRQSDKKTELLQGIVHQMRSVSDNLVLVASQKLGLLAFQNGSFVGNQVPLKALENKININNYDAVAIQENKEKSGCWIYVRNVGVCSYNYRTKDLKIVFPLSIEVKAMKLATDGNLLLGTDEGLFLLNTKTGSVSDNYFSNKCSVTDVLIDKKGKTWVTTDGCGIFYIDQKTKKLLFYNEQLAKSNSVWSLYEDKTGNKWFGSLRGGISMLSDTPKYFKSIKYNSKNPADNFILSFCEDEKNNVWVGTDGAGLKYWNRKNNTYTDYENLLPSTFITGIVRDDNNDIWISTWAGGVNKVQKSNNSLTHYACYNPFTKQIEKNIWFVFKDSKSNIWASATNEGSLYFLDRKTDSFVLFDKSIENLQCMFETSDGKLWAGNYTSLLSIEKNTRKITKKAIGNPIRCIYEDKDKNLWIGTQEGGLLLFDRKTNTFKRLTINDGLPSNTILRLLEDKYGNLWMSTYNGICRYDKKSKTFRNFSINDGLQSNQFSFNAGIKLSSGEFLFGGINGFNVFYPEAIKGFNQKNNVLLTDFYVNNQLIEESKAEVDIDSDKVKDVSLEYDQTTLSLEFVALDYNNSDKINYAYFLEGWDEQWNYVGQIRKANYSRLPEGKYTFKVKTTNFKGGWNKEVSLVSITVLPPWYRTWWAYTLYLAAIGGILFLYLDYNKNKEKLKYKVKIAELESKKEKEIAEKQASMFTYISHEFRTPLSLIINPLKKAVQKEIVENGSSGSDLAIAHRNARRLLSLVDQLLLLRKAENDADSLRLSPINVNYLSNEVYQCFVNQAKEKQISYNLNIPSNEIIIIGDYEKVEISLFNLMSNAFKYTPIGGEINLTITENDKEVFLEITDSGDGIDKKDIDVIFEKFKQINSKVSVGTGFGIGLYIVKYFVDKHKGSVTCSSETGKGSTFKLAFLKGRNHFEDAEITNEKPQRSQLFDELIPDEIEEPTIVNLVLESDFKKTMLTEKRTVLIIDDNAEIRTYLIKLFSTNYIVYSAENGEEGLKLTKKHMPDLVISDITMEEMDGLELCRKIKEDNALSHIPVILLTASKNPETHLQGINEGADDYITKPFDDDILTARVESLLKNRHNLRAYFLDSITLKENTQKVPVEYQQMLKKCIDIVEANIHKKDFTIRTFALEMGMSHRTLYTKIKIISGQTLNAFIRSLRIRRAAMLMLTEEMNIAQASAEVGFEDPKYFRQQFVKLFGMTPSEYIKKYKSSFNSDLNIIK